From the genome of Methylocystis bryophila, one region includes:
- a CDS encoding cobalt-precorrin-6A reductase: protein MAHRDETARDYDRAPRLLLLGGTSEARALSERLARETGVEALVSLAGRTSAPLASPLPTRVGGFGGVEGLRRYLIENGVDRVIDATHPFAERISANARQACVALGIPLAVLGREPWRRAPGDRWIEVADMAAAVAALGPAPRRVFLTIGRLSVPAFRAAPQHDYLIRSIEPPEPEELPPSTELILARGPFSLDDEMRLMREKKIDVLVTKNSGGPLTYAKIEAARALSLETIVVLPPSAPAERRLESLEAALDFARAKRPA from the coding sequence ATGGCGCACCGCGACGAAACCGCGCGAGATTATGACCGCGCGCCGCGGCTTTTGCTGCTCGGCGGCACGAGTGAGGCGCGCGCGCTCAGCGAGCGCCTCGCAAGAGAAACCGGGGTCGAAGCCCTCGTCTCGCTGGCGGGCCGCACAAGCGCGCCGCTCGCTTCGCCGCTGCCGACGCGAGTCGGCGGCTTTGGCGGGGTCGAAGGTCTGCGGCGCTATCTCATCGAGAACGGGGTCGATCGCGTGATCGACGCGACCCATCCCTTCGCGGAGCGCATCTCCGCGAATGCGCGCCAAGCCTGCGTCGCGCTAGGAATTCCGCTTGCGGTGCTCGGGCGCGAGCCCTGGCGGCGCGCGCCGGGCGACCGCTGGATCGAGGTCGCCGATATGGCCGCCGCCGTCGCGGCGCTGGGGCCGGCGCCGCGACGCGTTTTTCTCACCATCGGCCGGCTTTCGGTCCCCGCGTTCCGCGCAGCGCCGCAACATGACTACCTCATCCGAAGCATCGAGCCTCCGGAGCCCGAAGAGCTGCCGCCGTCGACCGAGCTGATCCTCGCCCGCGGCCCTTTCAGCCTTGACGACGAGATGCGGCTGATGCGCGAAAAGAAAATCGACGTTCTGGTCACCAAGAACAGCGGCGGACCGTTGACTTACGCAAAGATCGAAGCGGCGCGCGCCCTCTCGCTGGAGACGATCGTCGTCCTGCCGCCGAGCGCACCGGCCGAGAGGCGTCTCGAGAGTCTCGAGGCGGCGCTCGATTTTGCTCGTGCGAAGCGGCCGGCATGA
- the bluB gene encoding 5,6-dimethylbenzimidazole synthase codes for MSEEKGDELAPTASFSQAERDAVYRAIYERRDVRDEFLEEEIPRETILRVLQAAHHAPSVGFMQPWNFVLVRDGAIRARIREAFEAAVARETREIPEERQALYRSLKLQGIMKAPLNICVTCDRARHGATGLGRTQQKDMDLLSTACAVQNLWLAARAEGVGVGWVSILREEDLRAILGIPEEIAIVAYLCVGFIERAYRRPELEVKRWAKRLPLAELIFENHWGERSE; via the coding sequence ATGTCTGAGGAGAAGGGCGACGAGCTCGCGCCGACGGCCTCCTTCTCGCAGGCCGAACGCGACGCCGTCTATCGCGCCATCTACGAGCGGCGCGATGTTCGCGACGAATTTCTCGAGGAAGAGATTCCACGGGAAACGATCTTGCGCGTCCTGCAAGCGGCCCACCATGCGCCTTCCGTCGGCTTCATGCAGCCTTGGAACTTCGTGCTGGTGCGCGACGGCGCCATTCGCGCCCGCATCCGGGAAGCCTTCGAGGCGGCCGTGGCGCGAGAGACGCGCGAGATCCCCGAGGAACGGCAGGCGCTTTATCGCAGCCTCAAGCTGCAAGGCATCATGAAGGCGCCGCTGAACATCTGCGTCACCTGCGATCGCGCGCGGCACGGCGCCACAGGCCTCGGCCGCACACAGCAAAAGGACATGGACCTGCTCAGCACCGCCTGCGCGGTGCAAAATCTTTGGCTTGCGGCGCGCGCGGAAGGCGTCGGCGTCGGCTGGGTCAGCATTCTGCGCGAGGAGGATTTGCGCGCGATACTCGGCATCCCCGAGGAGATCGCCATCGTGGCCTATCTCTGCGTCGGCTTCATCGAGCGCGCCTATCGACGCCCGGAGCTCGAGGTCAAGCGTTGGGCCAAGCGGCTGCCGCTCGCCGAGCTGATTTTTGAGAATCATTGGGGCGAGAGGAGCGAGTAG
- a CDS encoding DUF3280 domain-containing protein, translating into MQRQLQILAWRVAALSLLALAPILASRSQAQDAPAPPPKLAAFDLELDDFSAGGPLAGETPEETQRLSRMSALARRLLSESGLFRLVETGGAPDSRVKDHWLRKCDGCDADIARALGADLSFIGYFRKISRMEQFLEIRVRNARTGELLNVSHTDLRNETDESWSRALTHLIKRRLVEPELARRDSTPAR; encoded by the coding sequence ATGCAAAGGCAATTGCAGATTCTTGCGTGGCGCGTTGCGGCCTTGTCGCTATTGGCGCTTGCGCCAATCCTCGCGAGCCGGTCCCAGGCTCAGGACGCGCCGGCTCCGCCGCCAAAGCTTGCCGCCTTCGACTTGGAGCTGGACGATTTCAGCGCCGGCGGGCCGCTTGCCGGGGAAACCCCCGAGGAGACACAGCGGCTCTCGCGCATGTCGGCTCTAGCGCGCCGGCTGCTGTCGGAATCGGGGCTTTTCAGGCTCGTCGAAACGGGCGGGGCCCCAGATTCTCGTGTGAAAGATCATTGGCTGAGAAAATGCGACGGTTGCGATGCCGACATCGCCCGCGCTCTCGGCGCCGATCTTTCCTTCATCGGCTATTTTCGCAAGATCAGCCGGATGGAGCAGTTCCTGGAGATTCGCGTCCGCAATGCGAGAACGGGCGAATTACTGAATGTCTCGCACACGGATCTGCGCAACGAGACCGACGAATCTTGGAGCCGCGCGCTCACCCATTTGATCAAGCGACGTCTCGTCGAGCCCGAGCTGGCGCGCCGCGATTCCACCCCGGCGAGGTGA
- the cobD gene encoding threonine-phosphate decarboxylase CobD translates to MTRLAEAETLNGGSTLDAAPLHGGGVDAARRAFPLAPSPWLDLSTGVNPRAYPLPAFAPEVLARLPDASAFEAAEAAAARAYGAPPGFSVVAGAGTQAFIDLLPRVFPARRVATLGFCYAEHAARWRAAGASVTQAQSLDELATMDVAIVVNPNNPDGRIAPPSDLLHLARRLSTRGGLLVVDEAFADFTPELCVEPLLAKEPDAGENLVVLRSFGKAYGLPGLRLGFALCAPPRAAALRAAQGPWGVSGPALAAGARALADSAWLRETRDFTAQSAQRLDSLLAMAGLAPIGGTSLFRLVESVHAARSFARLCSAGILARRFDERPSWLRFGLPAGPRDFERLAGALGVRSDV, encoded by the coding sequence ATGACACGCCTCGCAGAGGCTGAGACCTTAAACGGCGGAAGCACGCTCGACGCGGCTCCCCTGCACGGCGGCGGCGTTGATGCAGCCCGCCGCGCCTTCCCCCTCGCGCCCTCGCCTTGGCTCGACCTCTCGACGGGCGTCAATCCGCGCGCCTATCCCCTGCCCGCCTTCGCGCCCGAAGTCTTGGCGCGCCTGCCAGACGCCTCGGCTTTCGAGGCCGCGGAGGCCGCCGCCGCCCGCGCCTATGGCGCGCCGCCGGGTTTCAGCGTCGTCGCCGGCGCCGGGACGCAGGCTTTCATCGATCTGCTGCCCCGGGTCTTCCCGGCGCGACGCGTCGCCACGCTGGGCTTCTGTTACGCCGAGCACGCCGCTCGCTGGCGCGCCGCGGGCGCCTCCGTGACGCAAGCGCAATCGCTCGACGAATTGGCCACGATGGACGTGGCGATCGTCGTCAATCCCAATAATCCGGACGGCCGGATCGCGCCACCTTCAGACCTGCTGCATCTCGCCCGGCGTCTGAGCACGCGCGGAGGCTTGCTCGTCGTCGACGAGGCCTTCGCGGATTTTACGCCCGAGCTCTGCGTCGAGCCGTTGCTCGCCAAGGAGCCCGACGCAGGCGAGAACCTCGTTGTGCTTCGGAGCTTCGGCAAGGCTTACGGGCTGCCGGGGCTCCGGCTGGGCTTCGCGCTGTGCGCGCCGCCGCGCGCCGCCGCCTTGCGCGCGGCGCAGGGGCCCTGGGGCGTCTCCGGTCCTGCGCTCGCGGCAGGGGCGCGCGCGCTCGCCGACTCCGCCTGGCTGCGCGAGACCCGAGATTTCACGGCTCAATCTGCGCAACGTCTCGACTCGCTGCTCGCGATGGCGGGTCTTGCGCCGATTGGCGGAACGAGTCTCTTCCGCCTCGTCGAAAGCGTGCATGCGGCGAGGAGCTTCGCGCGCCTCTGCTCGGCGGGAATATTGGCGCGGCGTTTCGATGAGCGACCGAGCTGGCTGCGTTTTGGCCTGCCAGCGGGGCCGCGAGATTTCGAGCGCCTCGCAGGGGCTCTCGGCGTGAGGAGCGATGTCTGA
- a CDS encoding DUF2147 domain-containing protein — protein sequence MKSGRLMLAIPALTLLTASTALAAGPIGKWRVGDGTAVVGLRMCGANLCGVIEAGPEKSALDDNNPDPAQRARRLLGLPILNLKKSGDNSWAGTVYNANDGQNYQASLKQTSETQLTLEGCVVGTNICGSDSWTRVR from the coding sequence ATGAAGAGCGGGCGGCTCATGTTGGCGATACCGGCATTGACGCTCCTTACCGCGTCCACTGCGCTCGCAGCGGGCCCGATCGGGAAATGGCGCGTCGGCGACGGCACCGCCGTGGTCGGCCTGCGCATGTGCGGCGCGAATCTGTGCGGCGTGATCGAGGCCGGACCCGAGAAGAGCGCCTTGGACGATAATAATCCTGATCCGGCTCAGCGCGCGCGGCGGCTGCTCGGTCTTCCCATTCTCAATCTCAAGAAAAGCGGCGACAACAGCTGGGCGGGCACGGTCTATAACGCAAACGACGGCCAGAATTATCAAGCGAGCCTCAAGCAAACCAGCGAGACGCAGTTGACGCTCGAGGGCTGCGTCGTGGGGACCAATATTTGCGGAAGCGACAGCTGGACGCGCGTGCGGTGA
- the glpD gene encoding glycerol-3-phosphate dehydrogenase gives MFDLLIVGGGINGCAIARDAAGRGLSVRLVEKGDLASCTSSASTKLIHGGLRYLEHFEFRLVREALAEREVMLASAPHLVSPLTFVLPHEPQLRPAWMIRLGLFLYDHLAPRGRLDASRGVSLKDNPFGAPLDARFAQGFTYADCWVDDARLVVANALSARDLGALISPGVALVSAERRADRWIARLETPQGPEEVEARALVNAAGPYVSEVLHDALRIVSRKHVRLVKGSHLVTRRLYEGAHAYILQNVDRRIVFAIPYEGEFTLIGSTDAPHDGPPGPVSISDAETDYLLDAVSRCFKRKVTREDIVSSYAGLRPLFDDGSFDASVVTRDYAFDLDREGAPALSVFGGKITTARKLAEHALETLKPSYARMGPSWTGNTPLAGGESLQGEIEPLQARLLREKPFLPQPLASRLAHAYGARVFSLLSDAARLEDLGEDFGCGLTRRELDYLMTNEWARTAEDVLWRRSKLGLHMSASQCEGVARAMEKGFFGADGP, from the coding sequence ATGTTCGACCTCCTCATCGTCGGCGGCGGCATAAACGGATGCGCCATCGCGCGCGACGCGGCCGGACGCGGCCTTTCCGTGCGGCTCGTGGAGAAGGGCGATCTCGCCTCCTGCACCTCGTCCGCCTCGACGAAGCTCATCCACGGCGGCTTGCGCTATCTGGAGCATTTCGAGTTCCGGCTGGTGCGCGAAGCACTCGCCGAGCGCGAGGTGATGCTGGCGAGCGCGCCCCATCTCGTCTCGCCTTTGACCTTCGTGCTTCCTCACGAGCCGCAATTGCGACCCGCCTGGATGATCAGGCTCGGCCTCTTCCTTTACGATCATCTCGCGCCGCGCGGACGCCTCGACGCCTCGCGCGGCGTTTCGTTGAAAGACAATCCGTTCGGCGCGCCGCTCGACGCGCGTTTTGCGCAAGGCTTCACTTATGCGGATTGCTGGGTGGACGATGCGCGGCTCGTTGTCGCGAACGCGCTCTCGGCGCGGGACCTCGGCGCGCTCATTAGCCCCGGCGTCGCCCTTGTGTCCGCCGAGCGCCGCGCCGATCGATGGATCGCGCGCCTGGAGACGCCGCAAGGCCCCGAGGAAGTCGAGGCGCGCGCGCTCGTCAACGCCGCCGGGCCCTATGTGTCCGAGGTGCTGCACGACGCGCTGCGCATCGTCTCGCGCAAGCATGTGCGGCTCGTGAAGGGCTCGCATCTCGTGACGCGACGGCTCTACGAAGGCGCGCACGCCTATATTCTGCAAAACGTCGATCGCCGCATCGTCTTCGCCATCCCCTATGAAGGCGAGTTCACGCTGATCGGCTCCACCGATGCGCCGCATGACGGACCGCCGGGGCCGGTCTCGATCAGCGATGCGGAGACGGACTATCTCCTCGATGCGGTCAGCCGCTGCTTCAAGCGCAAGGTCACGCGCGAAGACATCGTTTCGAGCTATGCGGGGCTCAGGCCGCTGTTCGATGACGGGTCTTTCGACGCCTCGGTCGTGACGCGTGATTACGCCTTCGATCTCGATCGCGAAGGCGCGCCAGCGCTCTCCGTATTCGGCGGCAAGATCACGACCGCGCGAAAGCTCGCCGAGCACGCGCTGGAGACGCTGAAACCTTCTTATGCGCGCATGGGGCCGTCCTGGACGGGCAATACGCCGCTCGCGGGCGGCGAAAGCTTGCAGGGCGAGATCGAACCACTGCAGGCGCGGCTTCTTCGCGAGAAGCCATTCCTACCGCAGCCGCTCGCCAGTCGTTTGGCCCATGCCTATGGCGCGCGCGTCTTTTCCCTGCTCAGTGACGCCGCAAGGCTTGAGGATTTGGGAGAAGACTTCGGCTGTGGCCTGACGCGGCGCGAGCTCGATTATCTGATGACGAATGAGTGGGCGCGCACGGCTGAAGATGTGTTGTGGCGCCGCTCGAAGCTCGGGCTCCATATGAGCGCGTCGCAGTGCGAAGGCGTGGCGCGGGCGATGGAGAAAGGCTTCTTCGGCGCCGATGGGCCCTAA
- a CDS encoding cobyric acid synthase, with the protein MTRALMIQGTGSDVGKSLVVAGLARAFANRGVRVAPFKPQNMSNNAAVAGFGEIGRAQALQARAARLSPHVDMNPVLLKPQSGTGAQIVAQGQVVGQASAREYQLWKPRLMPLVLESFARLSQSVDLMLIEGAGSAAEINLRAADIANMGFARSVDCPVVLVGDIDRGGVIAQLVGCRTILDPEDASLIAGFIVNKFRGDPTLFDEGLRLIEERTGWPSLGLLPFFPPAARLPAEDSLSLPRGDAVDGAGGEIEIAVPIPPNIANFDDLDPLKAEPGVRVTFVSRGTPLPATAKLIVLPGSKASLADLAAYRAEGWDIDICAHVRRGGRVLGLCGGYQILGRRIADPLGVEGSPGAAEGLGLLDVETVMGEEKTLQAVRGESVAEGAPFEGYEMHMGATEGPDRDRPLLRFFDGRSEGAVSPDRRVCGTYVHGLFSNDAQRAALLAPLGGAPSQLRYETMVEQTLDALADHCARHLDLDRLLEIAR; encoded by the coding sequence ATGACCCGCGCGCTGATGATCCAGGGCACGGGGTCGGACGTCGGCAAATCGCTCGTCGTCGCCGGGCTCGCGCGCGCCTTCGCGAACCGGGGCGTGAGGGTCGCTCCCTTCAAGCCGCAAAATATGTCGAACAATGCGGCGGTCGCGGGTTTTGGAGAAATCGGACGCGCGCAGGCGCTGCAGGCCCGCGCGGCGCGACTTTCTCCGCATGTCGATATGAACCCGGTGCTGTTGAAGCCGCAAAGCGGGACCGGCGCGCAAATCGTGGCGCAGGGCCAGGTCGTGGGTCAGGCCTCCGCGCGTGAATATCAGCTTTGGAAGCCGCGCCTCATGCCGCTCGTGCTCGAAAGCTTCGCGCGCCTTAGCCAGTCCGTCGATCTCATGCTGATCGAGGGCGCCGGCAGCGCGGCGGAGATCAATCTGCGCGCGGCCGACATCGCCAATATGGGATTTGCGCGGAGCGTGGACTGCCCCGTCGTGCTGGTCGGCGACATCGACCGCGGCGGCGTCATCGCGCAGCTCGTCGGCTGCCGCACGATCCTCGATCCGGAAGACGCGTCGCTCATTGCCGGCTTCATCGTGAATAAATTTCGCGGCGACCCGACGCTGTTTGACGAGGGGTTGCGCTTGATCGAGGAGAGGACGGGCTGGCCGTCGCTCGGCCTGCTGCCCTTCTTTCCGCCGGCGGCGCGGCTGCCCGCCGAGGATTCGCTTTCGCTTCCCCGCGGAGACGCGGTCGACGGAGCCGGAGGCGAGATCGAGATCGCCGTCCCGATCCCGCCAAACATCGCGAATTTCGACGACCTCGATCCGCTGAAGGCGGAGCCAGGGGTGCGGGTGACGTTCGTTTCGCGAGGGACGCCCTTGCCGGCTACTGCAAAGCTTATCGTGTTGCCGGGATCGAAGGCGAGCCTCGCCGATCTCGCCGCCTATCGCGCCGAGGGCTGGGACATCGACATTTGCGCGCATGTTCGGCGGGGCGGGCGCGTCCTGGGGCTCTGCGGGGGCTACCAAATTCTGGGCCGGCGCATCGCTGACCCCTTAGGCGTCGAGGGATCTCCCGGCGCGGCGGAAGGCCTCGGCCTGCTCGACGTCGAGACCGTGATGGGCGAAGAGAAAACCTTGCAGGCCGTTCGCGGCGAAAGCGTCGCGGAGGGCGCGCCTTTCGAGGGCTATGAGATGCACATGGGCGCAACCGAAGGGCCGGACCGCGATCGGCCGCTGCTACGCTTTTTCGATGGCCGGTCGGAGGGCGCGGTCTCGCCCGACAGACGCGTCTGCGGAACTTACGTCCACGGGCTTTTTTCGAATGACGCGCAACGCGCCGCGCTGCTCGCCCCTCTTGGCGGCGCCCCCTCGCAGCTGCGATACGAGACGATGGTGGAGCAAACCCTCGACGCGCTGGCCGATCATTGCGCGCGCCATCTCGATCTCGATCGGCTTCTGGAGATCGCGCGATGA
- a CDS encoding cupin domain-containing protein: MIAAEEVIRALSLKPHPEGGFFRETFRDEPRGERAASTAIYYLLPQGEISRWHRIDAAEIWHFYAGAPLELSLSEEGLEASRHLLGADLAAGERPQLVAPPGWWQSAKSLGAWTLVGCTVAPGFEFSRFELAPEGFDPDGLRLD; the protein is encoded by the coding sequence ATGATCGCCGCCGAAGAGGTAATCCGCGCGCTGTCCCTCAAGCCTCATCCCGAAGGCGGCTTTTTCCGCGAGACCTTTCGCGACGAGCCCAGGGGGGAGCGCGCGGCTTCGACCGCGATCTACTACCTGCTGCCGCAGGGCGAGATCTCCCGCTGGCACAGGATCGACGCCGCAGAGATCTGGCACTTCTATGCGGGCGCGCCGCTCGAGCTTTCCCTGAGCGAGGAGGGGTTGGAGGCGTCTCGTCATCTCCTCGGCGCCGATCTTGCGGCCGGAGAACGCCCGCAACTCGTCGCGCCGCCCGGTTGGTGGCAAAGCGCCAAGAGCCTCGGGGCCTGGACGCTCGTCGGCTGCACTGTCGCGCCTGGCTTCGAGTTTTCCCGTTTCGAGCTCGCGCCAGAGGGCTTCGACCCGGACGGTCTGAGATTGGATTAA